One genomic window of Arthrobacter sp. KBS0703 includes the following:
- a CDS encoding PadR family transcriptional regulator has product MSIRHSLLALLQDQPRYGYQLRAEFEDRTGSTWPLNIGQVYTTLDRLERDGLVSNDGGDGEGHVVYSITAAGKAEVQGWFATPAERTNPPRNELAIKLALAVTLPGVDVAAIIQAQRVASMRALQDYTKSRRDTAASQRPGDTAWLLVLDSLIFQTEAEVRWLDLCEARMVQLSQTAGTHTAVRKTSNGVTVEEAAPLNAETRR; this is encoded by the coding sequence ATGTCCATCCGCCACAGCCTCCTCGCCCTGCTGCAGGACCAGCCGCGCTACGGCTACCAGCTCAGGGCCGAATTCGAGGACCGCACCGGGTCCACCTGGCCGCTGAACATCGGGCAGGTCTACACCACACTGGACCGCCTCGAGCGCGACGGCCTCGTCAGCAACGACGGCGGCGACGGCGAAGGCCACGTGGTCTACAGCATTACGGCCGCCGGCAAGGCCGAGGTCCAGGGCTGGTTCGCCACGCCGGCGGAGCGGACCAATCCGCCGCGGAACGAGCTCGCCATCAAACTGGCGCTCGCCGTCACGCTGCCCGGCGTGGATGTGGCCGCCATCATTCAGGCGCAGCGCGTGGCTTCCATGCGGGCGCTGCAGGACTACACGAAGTCCCGGCGGGATACAGCTGCCAGCCAGCGCCCGGGCGACACCGCCTGGCTGCTGGTGCTGGATTCGCTGATTTTCCAGACCGAAGCGGAAGTCCGCTGGCTGGACCTGTGCGAAGCCCGCATGGTCCAGCTTTCGCAGACGGCCGGCACGCACACTGCCGTACGCAAAACGTCCAACGGGGTCACTGTGGAAGAGGCAGCCCCGCTCAACGCGGAGACGCGGCGTTGA
- a CDS encoding MFS transporter, with the protein MSREPSSPRSEPTAVQPWNPRLALLVAATFFMEFLDGTVLTTAIPSIAGDFGVPAAGVNITMTAYLMTVAMGIPLSGWLAERLGARRVFCLAIAVFTVASLLCAASQDLTMLTLSRVLQGLGGAMMVPVGTLVVLRGTPKAELLRATAYLVWPGLLAPVLAPLVGGVLTTYLSWHWIFLINLPLGIAAFLAALRLVPPVAGDRHRRLDWAGLALTTIGVGALVVGLELASSHPDGPWTWPSIAAGVLALAAAAAWMRRAAHPLFDLTVFGTRTFRATNTGGFIYRLTISAVPFLLPLMFQEGFGWSPLHAGIMVAAVFLGNIGIKPATTPLIRRFGFRPVLVCASLASAATFVLCALLTRGTPEPLIFALLVCSGVFRSIGFSAYASVQYADIHPGQLTSANAVSATMVQLATGAGIAIGALLVRVFGSGPVLASGLGSVLGAATDDGGVAAYRSAFLSIALLMLLSTADSLMLHRNAGAEVSRPGPVPAAEPPRRRPA; encoded by the coding sequence ATGAGCCGGGAACCGTCTTCCCCGCGGTCGGAACCGACAGCGGTGCAGCCGTGGAATCCGCGGCTTGCCCTGCTCGTGGCCGCCACGTTTTTCATGGAATTCCTGGACGGGACCGTGCTGACCACGGCGATCCCCAGCATCGCCGGTGACTTCGGCGTGCCGGCCGCAGGCGTGAACATCACCATGACCGCCTACCTGATGACGGTGGCCATGGGCATCCCGCTCAGCGGCTGGCTGGCCGAACGGCTAGGCGCGCGCCGCGTGTTCTGCCTGGCCATTGCCGTCTTCACTGTTGCTTCCCTGCTCTGCGCGGCGAGCCAGGACCTGACCATGCTGACCCTGAGCCGCGTGCTGCAAGGCCTCGGCGGGGCAATGATGGTCCCCGTGGGCACGCTCGTGGTGCTTCGCGGGACGCCCAAGGCGGAGCTGCTGCGGGCCACCGCCTACCTCGTGTGGCCCGGGCTACTGGCGCCGGTGCTGGCGCCGCTCGTGGGCGGTGTGCTGACCACCTACCTGTCCTGGCACTGGATCTTCCTGATCAACCTCCCGCTCGGCATCGCCGCGTTCCTGGCCGCGCTGCGCCTTGTTCCGCCCGTGGCTGGCGACCGGCACCGCCGGCTGGACTGGGCCGGGCTCGCCCTCACAACCATCGGCGTGGGTGCGCTGGTGGTGGGCCTGGAACTGGCCAGCAGCCACCCGGACGGTCCCTGGACCTGGCCCAGCATCGCGGCGGGGGTCCTGGCCCTGGCCGCGGCCGCCGCCTGGATGCGGCGGGCAGCGCACCCGCTGTTCGACCTGACGGTATTTGGCACGCGGACCTTCCGGGCAACGAACACCGGCGGTTTCATCTACCGGCTGACCATCAGCGCCGTGCCCTTCCTCCTTCCCCTGATGTTCCAGGAAGGCTTCGGGTGGAGCCCGCTGCACGCGGGCATCATGGTGGCGGCGGTGTTCCTCGGGAACATCGGCATCAAGCCGGCCACCACGCCGCTGATCAGGCGCTTCGGCTTCAGGCCGGTGCTGGTCTGCGCCTCACTGGCCTCGGCGGCGACCTTTGTCCTGTGCGCGCTGCTGACTCGGGGAACCCCGGAACCCCTGATCTTTGCGCTCCTCGTGTGCAGCGGCGTCTTCCGCTCCATCGGATTCTCGGCCTACGCATCCGTCCAGTACGCCGATATCCATCCCGGCCAGCTCACATCGGCGAACGCCGTTTCGGCCACGATGGTCCAGCTTGCCACCGGAGCCGGGATCGCCATCGGCGCGCTGCTGGTCCGCGTTTTCGGCTCAGGACCCGTGCTTGCCAGTGGGCTGGGAAGCGTCCTCGGGGCCGCAACGGACGACGGCGGGGTGGCCGCCTACCGGAGCGCGTTCCTGTCCATCGCCCTGCTGATGCTGCTCAGCACCGCAGACAGCCTCATGCTGCACCGGAATGCCGGAGCGGAGGTCAGCCGGCCTGGGCCAGTGCCAGCGGCAGAACCGCCCCGGCGCCGGCCTGCCTGA
- a CDS encoding YbdD/YjiX family protein, which produces MRETAVKGIAEGFRGFARYLGGVMGADAYRKYLAHHAASGHQGPPMTEREFWRDRTDRQDANPEGRCC; this is translated from the coding sequence ATGCGTGAGACGGCCGTGAAGGGGATAGCCGAAGGGTTCCGGGGGTTCGCCCGGTACCTCGGCGGCGTGATGGGGGCGGATGCCTACCGGAAATACCTGGCGCACCACGCCGCCTCGGGCCACCAGGGGCCGCCCATGACCGAACGGGAATTCTGGCGGGACCGGACCGACCGCCAGGACGCCAACCCTGAGGGCAGGTGCTGCTGA
- a CDS encoding ABC transporter ATP-binding protein, producing the protein MSVHAPRQVLELARVSRTFGRGATAVAALRDVDLTVSAGEFVAVMGPSGSGKSSLLSLAGGLDRPTSGGVFVESTPLAGLGLNELARLRRRAVGYVFQDFNLIPTLSAAENVALPLELDGVQAKKAHRQAVDALRQVGIPELADRFMDEMSGGQQQRVAIARAIVGDRRLILADEPTGALDSTSGHGVMEVLRERADAGAAVMLVTHEARHAAWADRVVFIRDGRIVDEAAAMHDPAILLARTCF; encoded by the coding sequence TTGAGCGTCCACGCGCCGCGGCAGGTCCTGGAACTCGCCAGGGTGAGCAGGACCTTCGGCCGGGGTGCGACGGCGGTCGCAGCCCTGCGCGACGTTGACCTCACCGTCAGCGCGGGCGAGTTCGTTGCTGTGATGGGTCCGTCCGGGTCCGGCAAGTCATCCCTGCTGTCGCTGGCCGGCGGACTGGACCGCCCGACGTCGGGCGGTGTCTTTGTGGAATCCACGCCGCTGGCGGGGCTCGGACTCAACGAACTCGCGCGGCTGCGCCGGCGCGCAGTGGGTTACGTCTTCCAGGACTTCAACCTGATCCCCACGTTGTCGGCGGCGGAAAACGTGGCCCTGCCGCTGGAACTGGACGGCGTGCAGGCCAAGAAAGCCCACCGCCAGGCCGTGGACGCCCTGCGGCAGGTGGGCATCCCCGAACTGGCCGACCGGTTCATGGACGAGATGTCCGGCGGGCAGCAGCAGCGCGTGGCCATCGCGCGGGCCATCGTGGGGGACCGGAGGCTGATCCTCGCCGACGAACCCACCGGGGCCCTGGATTCGACCAGCGGCCACGGCGTGATGGAGGTGCTGCGGGAACGGGCAGACGCCGGGGCTGCCGTCATGCTCGTCACTCACGAGGCCCGGCACGCGGCTTGGGCGGACCGGGTGGTGTTCATCCGCGACGGCCGGATCGTGGACGAGGCGGCGGCCATGCACGATCCCGCGATACTGCTGGCACGGACCTGCTTCTGA
- a CDS encoding GNAT family N-acetyltransferase has product MPVLPSGVTVRRIGPGDAASLNALARTDNVFDQDPATERWGALTPDGARDFLSDPSVLFWLAEADGQVVGFLHCYVQRRRSSGPWAELLLMEMGTHADWRRRGIGRGMVAAMEAWMKENGVAEVWVPANTYAAGFYRKCGFVADEGEILVKELH; this is encoded by the coding sequence ATGCCCGTGTTGCCGTCCGGAGTCACGGTCCGCCGGATCGGACCCGGGGACGCCGCGTCCTTGAACGCCCTGGCACGGACAGACAACGTCTTCGACCAGGATCCCGCCACGGAGCGGTGGGGCGCCTTGACGCCCGACGGCGCCCGGGACTTCCTGTCAGACCCGTCGGTGCTTTTTTGGCTGGCTGAGGCGGACGGGCAGGTGGTGGGGTTCCTGCACTGCTACGTGCAGCGCCGCCGGAGTTCCGGCCCGTGGGCGGAACTGCTGCTGATGGAGATGGGGACCCATGCGGACTGGCGCCGCCGGGGGATCGGGCGGGGCATGGTGGCGGCGATGGAAGCGTGGATGAAGGAGAACGGGGTTGCGGAAGTATGGGTTCCGGCCAACACCTACGCCGCTGGCTTTTACCGCAAATGCGGTTTCGTTGCCGATGAAGGCGAAATCCTGGTCAAGGAGCTTCATTGA
- a CDS encoding NAD(P)H-quinone oxidoreductase, whose protein sequence is MKAVYISEPGGPEKLEVRDVPAPVPGEGEVLIDVVAAGLNRADVQQRKGYYPPPPGASEIPGLEVSGRIAGFGPGVTKPFSIGDKVVALLAGGGYAQQVAVRSEQVVRIPDGVDLVTAAALPEVAATVYSNLIMTAQLQPGETVLIHGATGGIGTMAIQFAKAIGATVAATAGTEEKVSTAKAFLGADIAINYAEENFADSLRAQNGGKGADVILDVVGAKYLQQNVDALADYGRLIVIGLQGGAKGELDLGQLLRKRAAVVATALRPRPVEEKGVIMTAVRDAVWPLIAAGRIHPLVAKTFPVGQVRAAHEYFDSGEHVGKILLVM, encoded by the coding sequence ATGAAAGCCGTCTACATCTCGGAGCCGGGCGGGCCCGAAAAGCTGGAAGTCCGGGACGTGCCCGCCCCGGTGCCGGGCGAGGGCGAGGTCCTGATCGACGTCGTGGCCGCGGGCCTGAACCGTGCCGACGTGCAGCAGCGGAAGGGCTACTACCCGCCGCCTCCCGGCGCCTCGGAAATTCCGGGCCTGGAAGTCTCCGGCCGCATCGCCGGATTCGGTCCGGGCGTCACGAAGCCGTTTTCCATCGGAGACAAGGTGGTGGCCTTGCTCGCGGGCGGCGGCTACGCGCAGCAGGTAGCGGTCCGCTCGGAGCAGGTAGTGAGGATTCCCGACGGCGTTGACCTGGTGACCGCGGCGGCCCTCCCGGAGGTTGCGGCCACCGTGTACTCGAACCTCATCATGACCGCACAGCTTCAGCCCGGCGAGACCGTCCTGATCCACGGCGCCACCGGCGGAATCGGCACCATGGCCATCCAGTTCGCGAAGGCCATCGGTGCAACTGTCGCCGCCACGGCCGGTACCGAGGAGAAGGTCAGCACGGCCAAGGCCTTCCTCGGGGCGGACATCGCCATCAACTACGCCGAGGAGAATTTCGCCGACAGCCTCCGGGCCCAGAACGGCGGCAAGGGCGCCGACGTGATCCTGGATGTCGTTGGCGCCAAGTACCTGCAACAGAACGTCGATGCCCTTGCGGACTACGGCCGCCTCATCGTCATCGGACTGCAGGGTGGCGCCAAGGGCGAACTGGACCTGGGGCAGCTCCTCCGCAAGCGTGCGGCCGTCGTTGCCACAGCACTCAGGCCCAGGCCGGTGGAAGAGAAGGGCGTGATCATGACCGCCGTCCGCGATGCCGTCTGGCCCCTGATCGCGGCAGGACGGATCCACCCGCTCGTGGCAAAGACGTTTCCAGTGGGCCAGGTCCGGGCAGCCCATGAGTACTTCGACTCCGGTGAACACGTGGGCAAGATCCTGCTGGTCATGTAG
- a CDS encoding VOC family protein, protein MPTPDITPGAPCWIDLMTSNTETARQFYGELFGWDFQTGDQEKYGGYITANKNGKLVAGIMQKQEEQAAMPDMWSTYLRTDDAAATAAAVAANGGQVYMEPMDVPEQGHMAFFGDASGAAIGVWQPREMRGYELVAEPGAPAWHELHTKDYAAAVKFYEDVFGWNTDVMSDTPEFRYTTLGAGREAKAGIMDASGYLPAEVPSNWQVYFAVEDANSSIEKAVGMGATLVDGPDDTPFGRLATLADPTGARFKIVQDTGQGAEAQATGA, encoded by the coding sequence ATGCCCACCCCTGACATCACGCCCGGCGCACCCTGCTGGATTGACCTGATGACCTCCAACACGGAGACCGCCCGGCAGTTCTATGGCGAACTGTTCGGCTGGGACTTCCAGACCGGGGACCAGGAAAAATACGGCGGTTACATCACCGCCAACAAGAACGGCAAACTGGTCGCCGGAATCATGCAGAAGCAGGAAGAACAGGCGGCCATGCCGGACATGTGGTCCACCTACCTGCGCACCGACGACGCCGCCGCCACGGCTGCCGCTGTCGCGGCCAACGGCGGCCAGGTCTACATGGAACCCATGGATGTTCCCGAACAGGGACACATGGCTTTCTTCGGGGATGCTTCCGGTGCCGCTATCGGCGTCTGGCAGCCCCGCGAAATGCGCGGCTACGAGCTCGTCGCCGAGCCAGGCGCACCTGCCTGGCACGAGCTTCACACCAAGGACTACGCCGCCGCGGTGAAGTTCTATGAGGACGTCTTCGGGTGGAACACCGACGTCATGAGCGACACGCCGGAATTCCGCTACACCACCTTGGGCGCCGGGCGGGAAGCGAAGGCCGGCATCATGGACGCGTCGGGCTACCTCCCCGCCGAAGTCCCGTCCAACTGGCAGGTCTACTTCGCCGTGGAAGACGCCAACTCGTCCATCGAAAAGGCCGTTGGCATGGGTGCAACCCTCGTGGACGGACCTGACGATACGCCGTTCGGACGGCTGGCCACCCTGGCCGATCCCACCGGCGCCAGGTTCAAGATCGTCCAGGACACCGGCCAGGGCGCTGAGGCCCAGGCCACGGGCGCGTGA
- a CDS encoding NAD(P)/FAD-dependent oxidoreductase, translating to MTGNEAYDAIIVGGGHNGLAAAAYLAKAGLRVLVLERLGHAGGAAVSAQAFDGVDARLSRYSYLVSLLPRQIIDDLGLNIRLARRRYSSYTPDPSNPGRGLLIDNGDAAGTAASFTAIGAPAGEAEAFDTFYGNCRKLTEALWPTMLSPLPTRSEARRLAEAAGATAAWEAVTERPVGESIAEALQHGLVRGVVLTDALIGTFARAGSEDLQQNICFLYHLIGGGTGDWDVPIGGMGSVSGELERAAREAGATVLTGAEVTGIDPSGTVTYRCAGEDRVAGASWVLANVAPAVLARLRTGGAASGQEDLRPNHSREGAQVKVNLLLKRLPQLLDQTVSPEAAFGGTFHINETWDQLDLAYRTAETGAIPRPLPCEIYCHSLTDPTILSPELQAAGAHTLTVFGLHVPDRLITEANNEGRRAELQAAVLSSLNSVLAEPIEDLLMTAPDGSPCIETKTTLDIQRAVGMPRGNIFHGGLDWPFVDDGAPLDTPARRWGVATGDDRILLCGSGARRGGAVSAIGGHNAAMAILELARGS from the coding sequence ATGACTGGCAACGAGGCATACGACGCGATCATCGTGGGCGGCGGGCACAACGGACTGGCGGCCGCCGCCTACCTTGCCAAGGCCGGCCTGCGGGTGCTGGTGCTGGAGAGGCTCGGACACGCCGGCGGCGCCGCCGTTTCCGCCCAGGCGTTCGACGGCGTCGACGCCCGCCTGTCCCGCTACTCCTATTTGGTCAGCCTCCTGCCGCGGCAGATCATCGACGACCTCGGCCTGAACATCCGGCTGGCCCGCCGGCGTTATTCCTCCTACACGCCCGACCCGTCGAACCCTGGCCGCGGCCTCCTCATCGACAACGGCGACGCCGCGGGCACCGCCGCATCGTTCACCGCCATCGGCGCGCCTGCCGGCGAGGCGGAGGCGTTCGACACGTTCTACGGCAACTGCCGCAAACTTACCGAGGCCCTGTGGCCCACCATGCTGTCCCCGCTGCCGACGAGGTCCGAAGCAAGGCGGTTGGCGGAGGCCGCCGGGGCAACAGCCGCGTGGGAGGCGGTGACGGAGCGGCCCGTCGGCGAATCCATCGCCGAGGCGCTGCAGCACGGCCTGGTGCGCGGGGTGGTGCTGACCGACGCCCTGATCGGGACGTTCGCGCGGGCCGGCAGCGAAGACCTGCAGCAGAACATCTGCTTCCTTTACCACCTGATCGGCGGCGGCACCGGCGACTGGGATGTTCCGATCGGCGGCATGGGTTCGGTGTCCGGCGAACTGGAACGGGCCGCCCGGGAAGCAGGAGCCACGGTACTCACCGGCGCGGAAGTGACAGGCATCGACCCCTCGGGAACCGTCACCTACAGGTGCGCGGGCGAGGATCGGGTGGCCGGGGCCAGCTGGGTCCTCGCCAATGTTGCCCCCGCGGTGCTGGCGAGGCTGCGGACGGGCGGGGCGGCCTCCGGCCAGGAGGACCTGCGTCCCAACCACTCGCGCGAGGGGGCGCAGGTCAAGGTGAACTTGCTGCTCAAGAGGCTCCCGCAGCTGCTGGACCAGACGGTCAGCCCGGAAGCGGCCTTCGGCGGCACCTTCCACATCAACGAGACCTGGGACCAGCTTGACCTGGCCTACCGGACCGCGGAGACCGGGGCCATTCCGCGGCCCCTGCCGTGCGAGATCTACTGCCACTCGCTGACGGACCCCACCATCCTGTCGCCGGAGTTGCAGGCTGCCGGGGCACACACCCTGACCGTGTTCGGACTCCACGTCCCCGACCGCCTGATTACGGAAGCGAACAACGAGGGACGCCGCGCCGAGTTGCAGGCGGCCGTGCTCAGCTCCCTCAATTCCGTGCTCGCAGAGCCCATCGAGGACCTGCTCATGACCGCTCCGGACGGGAGCCCCTGCATCGAAACCAAGACCACGCTGGACATCCAGCGGGCGGTCGGCATGCCGCGCGGCAACATCTTCCACGGAGGCCTGGACTGGCCGTTCGTGGACGACGGGGCGCCGCTGGACACCCCGGCCCGCCGCTGGGGCGTGGCCACCGGCGATGACCGCATCCTGCTGTGCGGCTCCGGAGCCCGCCGGGGCGGGGCCGTCAGCGCGATCGGCGGCCACAACGCCGCCATGGCCATTCTGGAACTGGCGAGGGGCTCATGA
- a CDS encoding carbon starvation CstA family protein produces the protein MSSMPDGSARTADEDLELTPDPLLPPTAVDEAVLEAEDRNWTPAKIAIWAAIALLGGVAWFMLAIIRGETVNAIWFVFASVCTYLIGYRFYSKVIERYITKPNDRRATPAEYKADGKDYVRTDRNVLFGHHFAAIAGAGPLVGPVIAAQMGYLPGTIWIILGVVLAGAVQDYLVLFFSMRRGGRSLGQMAREELGVIGGTAALIATLLIMVIIVAILALVVVNALGESPWGVFSVGMTIPIALFMGVYLRFIRPGKIMEVSLIGFVLLMAAIIGGGAVAGTEWGAAFFHLDKVTIAWGLIVYGFIAAILPVWLLLAPRDYLSTFMKIGVIVMLALAIIVVRPEITVPAFSEFAGRDNGPVFSGALFPFLFVTIACGALSGFHALIASGTTPKLIEKERQTRLIGYGGMLMESFVAIMALVAAISIDRGLYFAMNSPAALTGGTVETAAAWVNGLGLSGVNITPDFLAQTAANVGEESIVSRTGGAPTLAVGLAHIMQQFVGGTAMMAFWYHFAIMFEALFILTAVDAGTRVARFMLQDSIGNFVPKFKEASWRAGAWLCTAIMVAAWGAVLIMGVTDPLGGINTLFPLFGIANQLLAAIALSVCMAIAAKRGSFKYLWVVAAPLAFAAVVTITASFHKIFSPVPAVGYFANNAAFAKALADGKTSFGSAKTQAAMEAVVRNTMIQGWLSVIFVVLSIIVIITATVATVQAFRNGAAGAARGDHEDPAVPSATFAPAGFVPTAAEREIMAEWNRLPAEQRLERPAHH, from the coding sequence ATGAGCAGCATGCCGGATGGCAGTGCTCGGACGGCGGACGAGGATCTGGAGCTAACACCGGATCCCTTGCTGCCGCCTACCGCCGTGGACGAGGCCGTCCTCGAGGCGGAAGACCGCAACTGGACGCCCGCGAAGATCGCGATCTGGGCAGCGATAGCGCTGCTGGGCGGCGTGGCCTGGTTCATGCTGGCGATCATCCGGGGGGAGACGGTCAATGCGATCTGGTTCGTGTTTGCGTCCGTCTGTACGTACCTGATCGGCTACCGCTTCTACTCGAAAGTGATCGAACGGTACATCACCAAGCCGAACGACCGCCGCGCCACCCCGGCCGAATACAAGGCCGACGGCAAGGACTATGTCCGCACGGACCGCAACGTCCTGTTCGGCCACCACTTCGCCGCCATCGCAGGCGCCGGGCCGCTGGTGGGACCCGTCATCGCAGCCCAGATGGGCTACCTGCCCGGCACCATCTGGATCATTCTCGGCGTCGTGCTGGCCGGTGCCGTCCAGGACTACCTGGTCCTGTTCTTCTCCATGCGCCGGGGCGGCCGCTCCCTGGGCCAGATGGCCCGTGAGGAACTCGGCGTAATCGGCGGCACCGCCGCCCTCATCGCCACCCTGCTCATCATGGTGATCATCGTCGCCATCCTGGCGCTCGTCGTCGTCAACGCGCTCGGCGAAAGCCCGTGGGGCGTCTTCTCCGTGGGCATGACCATCCCGATCGCCCTCTTCATGGGCGTGTATCTGCGCTTCATCCGGCCCGGCAAGATCATGGAAGTTTCCCTTATCGGCTTCGTCCTGCTCATGGCCGCCATCATCGGCGGCGGCGCCGTGGCCGGCACCGAGTGGGGCGCCGCGTTCTTCCACCTGGACAAGGTCACCATCGCCTGGGGCCTGATCGTCTACGGCTTCATCGCCGCCATCCTTCCGGTGTGGCTGCTCCTCGCTCCGCGCGACTATCTCTCCACGTTCATGAAGATCGGTGTCATCGTCATGCTGGCGCTGGCCATCATCGTGGTCCGCCCCGAAATCACCGTTCCGGCCTTCAGCGAGTTCGCCGGCCGGGACAACGGTCCGGTGTTCTCGGGAGCCCTGTTCCCGTTCCTCTTCGTCACCATTGCCTGCGGCGCCCTGTCCGGGTTCCACGCCCTGATCGCCTCCGGCACCACACCGAAACTGATCGAAAAGGAACGCCAGACGCGCCTCATCGGCTACGGCGGCATGCTGATGGAGTCATTCGTGGCCATCATGGCCCTTGTCGCCGCCATTTCGATTGACCGCGGACTGTACTTCGCCATGAATTCGCCGGCGGCTTTGACCGGCGGCACCGTGGAAACCGCGGCAGCCTGGGTCAACGGCCTGGGGCTCTCGGGCGTGAACATCACGCCGGACTTCCTGGCCCAGACGGCGGCCAACGTAGGCGAAGAAAGCATTGTCTCCCGCACCGGCGGTGCGCCCACGCTGGCCGTCGGACTTGCCCACATCATGCAGCAGTTCGTCGGCGGCACGGCCATGATGGCGTTCTGGTACCACTTCGCCATCATGTTCGAGGCCCTGTTCATCCTGACGGCAGTCGACGCCGGCACGCGGGTTGCCCGCTTTATGCTGCAGGATTCGATCGGGAACTTTGTGCCCAAGTTCAAGGAGGCGTCCTGGCGCGCGGGTGCCTGGCTCTGCACCGCCATCATGGTGGCCGCCTGGGGCGCGGTCTTGATCATGGGCGTCACCGACCCGCTGGGCGGCATCAACACCCTGTTCCCGCTCTTCGGAATCGCCAACCAGCTGCTTGCCGCCATTGCCCTTTCGGTCTGCATGGCCATTGCGGCCAAGCGCGGCTCCTTTAAATATCTTTGGGTCGTGGCGGCTCCGCTGGCCTTCGCTGCTGTCGTGACCATCACGGCCAGCTTCCACAAGATCTTCTCCCCGGTCCCGGCCGTGGGTTATTTCGCCAACAACGCGGCCTTCGCCAAGGCGCTTGCGGACGGCAAGACCTCCTTCGGATCCGCCAAGACCCAGGCCGCCATGGAGGCCGTGGTCCGGAACACCATGATCCAGGGATGGCTGTCGGTGATCTTCGTCGTGCTGAGCATCATTGTCATCATTACGGCGACGGTCGCCACCGTGCAGGCCTTCCGCAACGGGGCTGCCGGGGCTGCCCGGGGTGACCACGAGGATCCGGCCGTGCCGTCGGCGACCTTCGCGCCGGCAGGGTTTGTTCCCACGGCGGCGGAACGCGAAATCATGGCCGAGTGGAACCGTCTGCCTGCCGAACAGCGGCTGGAAAGGCCAGCGCACCACTGA